Proteins encoded together in one Chryseobacterium taklimakanense window:
- a CDS encoding GH3 auxin-responsive promoter family protein → MLNFLKKTAAKVWAKNHVKQSENYKKNAVEDQQKLLLQLVKTAEKTLFGREHRFEEITSVEDYQNRVPISDYEGIKHYIEKVKRGQRNILWTDTPEYFAKTSGTTSGAKYIPISREGMPYQIAAAQSALFHYISQKGNADFVNGKMIFLQGSPELEEIFGIKTGRLSGIVAHHIPNYLQKNRLPSLKTNLIEDWETKVDEIVKETEKENMTLISGIPPWLIMYFEKLIERNGKKITELFPNLQLIVTGGVNFEPYREKMNELLGKPVDTVQTFPASEGFFAFQDDYTKEGLLLLTNHGIFYEFIPLELYGKPDAPRLTLKDVELHRDYALILTTNSGLWSYSIGDVVRFISKDPYRILVSGRTKHFTSAFGEHVIAFEVEEAMKATVEKFPAQITEFHLAPQVNPAEGLPYHQWFIEFEKEPGNFEAFKKNLDDEMRKRNTYYDDLISGNVLQPLIITKLKKNAFQEYAKSEGKLGGQNKIPRLANDRKIGDFLEIFKISH, encoded by the coding sequence ATGCTGAACTTCCTAAAAAAGACTGCCGCTAAAGTTTGGGCAAAAAACCATGTAAAGCAGAGTGAAAACTACAAGAAAAATGCTGTTGAAGACCAGCAAAAGCTCCTGCTTCAGCTTGTAAAGACCGCAGAAAAAACACTCTTCGGAAGAGAACACCGTTTTGAGGAAATAACCTCGGTTGAAGATTACCAGAACAGGGTGCCGATCTCGGATTATGAAGGCATAAAACATTATATCGAGAAGGTAAAAAGAGGCCAGCGAAACATACTGTGGACCGATACTCCGGAATATTTTGCCAAAACCTCCGGCACAACTTCCGGTGCAAAGTATATCCCGATTTCCAGGGAAGGAATGCCGTATCAAATTGCGGCGGCTCAAAGCGCGCTGTTCCATTATATCAGCCAAAAAGGAAATGCTGACTTCGTAAACGGGAAAATGATTTTCCTTCAGGGAAGCCCCGAGCTTGAAGAAATATTCGGCATAAAAACGGGCCGCCTCTCCGGCATTGTTGCCCATCACATCCCAAATTACTTGCAGAAAAACCGCCTGCCGAGTTTAAAAACCAACCTCATCGAGGACTGGGAGACCAAAGTGGACGAGATTGTAAAGGAAACTGAAAAGGAAAATATGACGCTGATTTCGGGGATTCCGCCGTGGCTGATCATGTATTTTGAAAAACTGATTGAACGCAACGGCAAGAAAATCACCGAACTTTTCCCCAACCTGCAGCTTATCGTAACTGGCGGCGTAAACTTCGAACCTTACCGTGAAAAGATGAACGAACTTCTGGGAAAACCCGTCGATACGGTACAGACTTTCCCGGCGAGTGAAGGTTTTTTTGCATTCCAGGACGATTATACCAAGGAGGGCTTATTGCTGCTCACCAATCACGGGATTTTTTACGAATTTATTCCCCTGGAACTTTACGGGAAACCGGATGCACCGCGCCTCACATTGAAGGATGTGGAACTTCACAGAGATTATGCTTTGATTCTCACCACGAATTCCGGGCTATGGTCTTATTCCATCGGCGATGTCGTTCGTTTTATTTCAAAAGACCCATACCGGATTTTAGTCTCCGGCCGCACAAAACATTTCACGTCGGCATTTGGTGAACACGTGATTGCGTTTGAGGTGGAAGAAGCGATGAAGGCGACGGTTGAAAAATTTCCAGCTCAGATTACTGAGTTTCACCTGGCGCCTCAAGTCAATCCCGCGGAAGGGCTGCCCTATCACCAATGGTTCATTGAATTTGAAAAAGAACCCGGAAATTTCGAAGCTTTCAAAAAAAACCTTGATGACGAAATGCGGAAACGCAACACCTATTACGATGATTTGATTTCCGGAAATGTTTTACAGCCTTTAATAATCACAAAACTGAAGAAAAATGCATTTCAGGAATACGCTAAATCTGAAGGCAAACTCGGCGGCCAAAATAAAATTCCGAGGTTGGCGAATGACAGGAAGATTGGGGATTTTTTGGAAATATTTAAAATTAGTCACTGA
- a CDS encoding NAD(P)H-dependent oxidoreductase produces MNYIEALQRRYSVKKFNKEKITADVLKQILLAGKLSASSLGLQPYKIYVAESDAVLNQLQDAFYNKSQVSTCSHLIVITSKKDIEDQYIDGYFKHIAEVRGVEPESLQPFRKSINFFKDSVEKDKIHSWNEKQGYIVLANLMFAAALENVDSCPMEGFISQKIEEILNLDAEKESVNVTLALGYRAEDDSFQHMKKVRKPDEKLFRFL; encoded by the coding sequence ATGAATTACATCGAAGCCCTTCAACGAAGATATTCCGTAAAAAAATTCAACAAAGAAAAAATTACTGCTGATGTGCTGAAGCAAATTTTGCTGGCGGGGAAACTTTCGGCGAGTTCGCTCGGCCTTCAACCCTATAAAATTTATGTGGCGGAAAGTGATGCGGTTTTAAACCAGCTTCAGGACGCCTTTTACAATAAATCTCAAGTTTCAACCTGTTCGCACCTCATCGTTATCACTTCAAAAAAAGATATTGAAGACCAGTACATCGACGGCTATTTCAAGCATATCGCCGAAGTGCGCGGCGTGGAGCCCGAAAGCCTGCAACCCTTCCGAAAAAGCATCAACTTTTTCAAAGATTCTGTAGAAAAAGATAAAATTCATTCCTGGAACGAGAAGCAGGGTTATATCGTTTTGGCAAATCTGATGTTTGCAGCCGCTTTGGAAAATGTTGACAGCTGCCCGATGGAAGGTTTCATTTCCCAAAAAATTGAAGAAATCCTTAATCTCGATGCTGAAAAAGAATCGGTAAACGTGACGCTGGCTCTAGGTTACCGCGCTGAAGATGATTCCTTTCAGCACATGAAAAAAGTACGCAAACCGGACGAGAAATTGTTCAGGTTTTTGTAA
- the nadB gene encoding L-aspartate oxidase codes for MTKADVLVIGSGISGLSYAIKVSQQMPDATIIIVTKADEDESNTKYAQGGLAVVTDFDKDNFEKHIEDTMRAGDGENKRDVVEMVIREGPARFQELVDWGTHFDQENDGDYKLGREGGHTENRIVHHKDITGFEIERALLETIKKSPNIEMLDHHYVIDLLTQHHVPGKDWDTEEIACYGAYILDERNKKIKKVTAKITLVATGGAGHVYKNTTNPIIATGDGIAFVHRARGKVSNMQYYQFHPTAMYSKRDGMLFLISEAVRGDGAKLRLKNGEKFMHKYDEREELASRDIVARAIDNELNISGDDYVGLDCTAMDQVKFKEHFPNIYNKCIEEGIDPFAEMIPVVPACHYLMGGIDIDMDGQSSIKNLFAVGECTNSGLHGANRLASNSLLEGLVFGHNAAMKTVELLKENNFNFDDLKAIPEWNEEGMKMMDEMVMVTYLRKQLQELMSDLVAIVRSNTRLELAKKKQRDIYEAVTELYNYSILSPQLSELRNLVNISYLIIKHSLKMTENKGSFYNKDLATKPLMIAE; via the coding sequence ATGACTAAAGCTGATGTCCTCGTCATCGGTTCCGGAATCTCCGGACTTTCTTACGCGATAAAAGTTTCCCAGCAAATGCCGGACGCAACCATTATAATCGTAACCAAAGCCGATGAAGATGAGAGCAATACGAAATATGCACAGGGCGGGTTAGCTGTGGTGACCGACTTTGATAAAGATAATTTTGAGAAACATATTGAAGACACCATGCGCGCCGGCGACGGCGAAAACAAGCGCGACGTGGTGGAAATGGTGATCAGGGAAGGTCCGGCGAGATTTCAGGAACTTGTGGATTGGGGAACACATTTCGACCAGGAAAACGACGGGGATTACAAACTGGGACGCGAAGGCGGACATACCGAAAACCGCATCGTTCACCACAAAGATATTACCGGTTTTGAAATTGAGCGCGCCCTTTTGGAAACCATCAAAAAATCTCCGAATATCGAGATGCTCGATCACCATTATGTGATTGATTTGCTTACGCAGCACCACGTTCCCGGAAAAGACTGGGACACTGAGGAAATTGCGTGTTACGGCGCCTATATTCTCGATGAAAGGAATAAAAAAATCAAGAAAGTGACCGCGAAAATCACTTTGGTAGCTACCGGAGGAGCGGGACACGTCTATAAAAACACGACAAACCCGATTATTGCGACCGGTGACGGAATCGCCTTCGTGCACCGTGCGCGCGGAAAGGTTTCCAATATGCAGTATTACCAGTTTCATCCGACGGCGATGTATTCGAAACGCGACGGAATGCTGTTCCTGATTTCTGAGGCAGTTCGTGGCGACGGTGCAAAACTTCGCCTGAAAAACGGTGAAAAATTTATGCACAAATATGATGAGCGCGAAGAGCTGGCTTCCCGCGACATCGTAGCCAGAGCGATTGATAACGAACTGAACATCAGCGGCGATGATTATGTCGGACTGGACTGTACCGCGATGGATCAAGTGAAATTCAAGGAACACTTTCCGAATATCTACAATAAATGCATCGAGGAAGGCATCGATCCTTTCGCGGAAATGATTCCGGTGGTTCCGGCGTGCCATTATCTGATGGGAGGCATCGATATTGATATGGACGGGCAGTCTTCCATCAAAAATCTTTTTGCCGTAGGCGAATGCACCAATTCGGGGCTTCACGGCGCGAACCGACTGGCTTCCAATTCGTTACTTGAAGGACTGGTATTCGGGCACAATGCAGCGATGAAAACTGTGGAACTTCTGAAGGAAAACAATTTCAACTTCGATGATTTAAAGGCCATCCCGGAATGGAATGAGGAAGGCATGAAAATGATGGATGAGATGGTGATGGTAACTTATCTGCGTAAACAGCTCCAGGAACTGATGAGCGATTTGGTTGCCATAGTAAGAAGCAACACCAGACTGGAACTTGCGAAAAAGAAGCAGCGTGACATTTACGAAGCCGTAACCGAACTTTATAATTATTCCATCCTGTCGCCACAACTTTCAGAGCTTCGTAATTTGGTGAATATAAGCTACTTAATTATAAAACATTCCTTGAAAATGACCGAAAATAAAGGAAGTTTTTATAATAAGGATTTGGCGACAAAACCACTGATGATTGCTGAATAA
- the dnaB gene encoding replicative DNA helicase: MAQKETLSSLIHGNFARELSISEGKLPPNAVDFEKLVIGTFLIDKKGLDYSIDLLQPDVFYDPRHQVIFSAILKLYEGNHPVDLMTVIQELKREEKLSLAGGDHYIIELTLGVSSSAHIEYHVRVILEKYILRSLINVSANVIDNSYKESTDVFELLDKAEQSFFEITNGTIKKGFDTANSLVKQAIESIKSLRDKEGLSGIPSGFSALDKETGGWQNSDLIIIAARPAMGKTAFLLSMARNIAVEHNIPLALFSLEMASVQLITRMISSETGISSEKLRKGQMPDEDWEKLFANVSALENAPLYIDETPSLSVFDFRAKCRRLVMQHGVKIIMVDYLQLMTANSGGKGAGNREQEIAMISRSLKAIAKELNVPVIALSQLSRSVENRPGKRPQLSDLRESGAIEQDADIVSFIFRPEYYKITQWDNDPPGEETPTENQAELIIAKHRNGATADVRLSFIKNLGKFADLEAYGSGFGYQPSNFGQKDEPSGFERLKTTIQPGAAFDLPDNSSYAGLSGSSMNDFDDEDEDNALPF, from the coding sequence ATGGCACAGAAGGAAACTTTATCGTCTCTCATACACGGTAATTTTGCGCGGGAACTCTCCATATCAGAAGGAAAATTGCCGCCCAATGCAGTAGATTTTGAAAAACTGGTCATCGGAACATTCTTAATAGACAAAAAGGGGCTGGATTATTCCATCGACCTGCTTCAGCCCGATGTTTTTTATGATCCCAGACACCAGGTGATTTTTTCGGCAATCCTGAAATTGTACGAAGGCAATCACCCTGTGGACCTGATGACTGTAATTCAAGAACTTAAACGGGAAGAAAAACTGTCGCTGGCCGGCGGTGACCATTATATCATTGAACTGACTTTGGGAGTAAGTTCCTCCGCACACATCGAATACCACGTGCGCGTCATCCTCGAAAAATATATTTTGAGGAGCCTCATCAATGTTTCCGCCAACGTGATTGATAATTCTTACAAGGAATCTACCGACGTTTTTGAACTTTTGGATAAAGCAGAACAGTCATTCTTTGAAATCACCAACGGAACCATCAAAAAAGGTTTCGATACAGCCAATTCCCTTGTAAAACAGGCCATTGAATCCATAAAATCTCTCCGCGACAAGGAAGGGCTTTCCGGCATTCCGTCCGGATTTTCCGCATTGGACAAAGAAACCGGCGGCTGGCAAAATTCTGACCTCATCATCATCGCAGCCCGCCCGGCAATGGGTAAAACGGCATTCCTGCTGTCTATGGCGAGAAACATAGCGGTAGAACACAACATTCCGCTTGCACTTTTCTCGCTGGAAATGGCTTCAGTTCAACTGATAACGAGGATGATTTCGTCAGAAACCGGCATTTCTTCAGAAAAATTGAGAAAAGGGCAAATGCCTGACGAAGATTGGGAAAAATTATTCGCCAACGTTTCCGCACTGGAAAATGCGCCACTTTATATCGATGAAACACCTTCACTTTCAGTGTTTGATTTCAGGGCAAAATGCAGAAGGCTGGTAATGCAGCACGGCGTGAAAATCATCATGGTGGATTACCTTCAGCTGATGACCGCAAATTCTGGCGGAAAAGGCGCCGGAAACCGTGAACAGGAAATCGCGATGATTTCCAGATCACTCAAAGCCATCGCAAAAGAACTCAATGTACCGGTAATTGCACTGTCGCAGCTTTCCCGAAGTGTAGAAAACAGGCCGGGAAAAAGGCCTCAACTTTCCGATCTGCGGGAATCGGGAGCGATCGAGCAGGATGCTGATATTGTATCATTTATCTTTCGTCCTGAATATTATAAAATTACGCAGTGGGATAATGATCCGCCGGGCGAAGAAACACCCACTGAAAACCAGGCAGAGCTCATAATTGCCAAGCACAGAAACGGCGCCACGGCTGATGTAAGGCTATCTTTCATCAAAAATTTAGGAAAATTTGCCGATCTGGAAGCATATGGAAGCGGATTTGGTTACCAGCCGTCGAATTTTGGACAGAAAGATGAACCCAGCGGTTTCGAAAGACTGAAAACCACAATACAGCCGGGCGCAGCTTTCGACTTACCGGACAACTCAAGTTATGCCGGACTTTCCGGATCATCGATGAACGATTTTGATGACGAGGACGAAGATAACGCACTTCCATTTTAA
- a CDS encoding DMT family transporter, translated as MNWIILIIAGLFETGFATCLGKAQETEGRESVLWWVGFAACLFISMFMMYRAISVGNNPIPIGTAYAVWTGIGAVGGVLAGIFIFNEPVAFWRMFFVFTLIASVVGLKVVSS; from the coding sequence ATGAACTGGATTATTCTGATCATCGCCGGGCTTTTTGAAACCGGTTTTGCAACGTGCCTGGGGAAAGCGCAGGAAACTGAGGGCAGGGAAAGTGTTCTCTGGTGGGTTGGTTTTGCGGCCTGCCTTTTTATTTCGATGTTTATGATGTACAGGGCAATTTCTGTGGGGAATAATCCGATCCCGATTGGTACAGCTTATGCGGTCTGGACGGGGATTGGAGCAGTCGGTGGCGTATTGGCCGGGATTTTTATCTTCAATGAACCGGTGGCCTTTTGGCGGATGTTTTTCGTGTTTACGCTGATTGCTTCTGTGGTGGGTTTGAAGGTGGTGAGTAGCTGA
- the rnhA gene encoding ribonuclease HI has product MGYKIEIYTDGACSGNPGKGGYGILMRIPQENYQKTFSQGFQKTTNNRMELLAVIVALEKLKTNDNEVHIYTDSKYVADAINQNWIYGWIKKGFRNVKNPDLWQRLIPLLEKHRPKFHWIRGHAGHPENEICDKLAVAACNLPVLQVDQGFENQSSGGLF; this is encoded by the coding sequence TTGGGCTACAAAATAGAAATCTATACCGACGGAGCCTGCAGCGGTAACCCCGGAAAAGGCGGTTACGGGATCCTGATGCGCATTCCCCAGGAAAATTATCAGAAAACGTTTTCGCAGGGCTTTCAGAAAACGACCAATAACCGCATGGAACTGCTTGCGGTAATCGTCGCTTTAGAAAAACTGAAAACCAATGACAATGAAGTGCATATCTACACCGACAGTAAATATGTAGCCGATGCGATCAACCAAAACTGGATTTATGGCTGGATAAAAAAAGGCTTTAGGAATGTAAAAAATCCGGATTTGTGGCAACGCCTCATTCCCTTACTCGAAAAACACAGGCCAAAATTCCACTGGATTCGCGGGCATGCCGGACATCCGGAAAATGAAATCTGTGACAAATTAGCCGTTGCAGCTTGCAACTTGCCCGTCCTGCAAGTTGATCAAGGTTTTGAAAATCAAAGTTCCGGCGGTTTGTTCTAG
- the nadC gene encoding carboxylating nicotinate-nucleotide diphosphorylase yields MKRPPYVTDKALKQFIKSALEEDIQDGDHSTLSTIPADLVQKARCIIKQHCIVAGVELAAFIFKTFDKNMSVEVMIKDGESAKPGDIAFIVTGKAQSILQTERLVLNCMQRMSGIATLTHDWDSRLVGTKTKLLDTRKTTPNFRICEKWAVAIGGGTNHRYGLYDMIMLKDNHIDYNGSITNAVKMCKEYLKKNKKKLKIEVETRNLDEVKEAINAKVDRIMLDNMDVPTMKKAVELINGRCESEASGGITREMLKDVASTGVTYISAGALTHSAENIDISLKAVKD; encoded by the coding sequence ATGAAAAGACCACCATACGTAACCGACAAAGCCTTAAAGCAATTTATAAAATCCGCACTCGAAGAAGATATTCAGGACGGCGATCATTCAACACTTTCCACCATTCCGGCGGATCTGGTGCAGAAAGCGCGCTGCATCATCAAACAGCACTGCATCGTCGCAGGTGTGGAACTGGCGGCATTTATCTTTAAGACTTTTGATAAAAATATGTCGGTTGAAGTGATGATCAAAGACGGTGAGTCTGCAAAACCTGGTGATATTGCGTTCATTGTTACCGGTAAAGCACAATCGATCCTCCAAACCGAAAGACTGGTTTTGAACTGCATGCAGCGTATGAGCGGTATTGCAACTTTGACGCACGATTGGGATTCACGTCTGGTCGGTACAAAAACCAAGCTTCTCGACACCAGGAAAACGACGCCTAATTTCAGGATTTGTGAAAAATGGGCAGTCGCCATTGGTGGTGGCACAAACCACCGGTACGGGCTTTATGATATGATCATGCTAAAAGACAATCATATCGATTACAACGGAAGCATCACCAATGCCGTGAAAATGTGCAAAGAGTACCTGAAAAAGAATAAAAAGAAACTGAAAATTGAGGTAGAAACCCGCAATCTGGACGAGGTAAAGGAAGCCATCAATGCAAAAGTGGACCGCATTATGCTCGATAATATGGACGTACCAACCATGAAAAAAGCGGTAGAACTCATCAACGGGAGATGTGAAAGTGAAGCTTCCGGCGGAATTACCAGAGAGATGTTAAAAGATGTGGCTTCTACCGGCGTTACTTATATTTCTGCGGGTGCACTG
- a CDS encoding MFS transporter, with protein MISAKPIETLRISEFRNLMTGRFFLILSFRMLATLLGWWIYDLTKDPFAIGLIGLSEVIPALSSALYAGHVIDNTEKKRLLLIMNYCYVFLIGLLALLAFYEKDLHHFSNKQLTYFIYGTIFFTGICRAFLGPIIPSMIPKIVGTEKLASAITINQATFLTASVTGHALGGFFIHWFNISGTLFIIVGIMTFASLFFWFINRHYSENAGKEIKLLESMKEGVAYIFKTKEILGALLLDMFAVLFGGAVAMIPVFAKDILNVGAEGFGFLNAASDIGAMLVIITLSFIPLRRNQGKILLFAVAGFGLCIIAFGLSKWYWLSFFFLVLSGILDGISVVIRGTIVQLKTPEHIRGRVLSVNSIFIMSSNELGQFESGLAAKLLGVVRSVVFGGTMTLLIALIVGKNFPSLRKMNY; from the coding sequence ATGATTTCCGCAAAACCAATCGAAACACTCAGGATTTCTGAATTCAGGAATTTGATGACCGGCAGATTTTTCCTCATCCTTTCTTTCAGGATGCTCGCCACGCTTCTCGGATGGTGGATCTATGACCTTACCAAAGATCCTTTCGCAATTGGCCTAATCGGACTTTCTGAAGTCATCCCTGCGTTGAGTTCAGCATTATACGCCGGCCACGTCATCGACAATACCGAGAAGAAAAGGCTGCTGCTGATCATGAATTACTGCTATGTATTTCTCATCGGGCTTCTGGCGCTTTTAGCATTTTACGAAAAGGATCTGCATCATTTCAGCAATAAACAGCTCACCTATTTCATATACGGAACCATCTTTTTTACCGGGATTTGCCGCGCATTTTTAGGCCCGATCATTCCTTCAATGATTCCAAAAATCGTGGGCACAGAAAAGCTTGCTTCAGCAATTACCATCAACCAGGCGACCTTTCTTACCGCATCGGTTACAGGCCACGCGCTGGGCGGATTTTTCATTCATTGGTTTAACATTTCAGGGACGCTGTTTATCATTGTCGGTATTATGACGTTTGCCTCCCTGTTTTTCTGGTTCATCAACAGGCACTATTCTGAAAACGCCGGCAAAGAAATCAAACTGCTAGAAAGCATGAAAGAAGGCGTTGCCTATATCTTCAAAACCAAAGAAATCCTTGGCGCGCTGCTCCTCGATATGTTTGCCGTTCTATTCGGCGGCGCAGTGGCGATGATTCCCGTTTTCGCAAAAGATATCCTGAATGTCGGCGCTGAAGGGTTCGGCTTTCTCAATGCGGCTTCAGACATTGGCGCCATGCTGGTAATCATTACATTAAGCTTCATTCCACTGAGGAGAAATCAGGGCAAGATCCTGCTTTTCGCTGTGGCCGGTTTCGGGCTCTGCATCATTGCGTTCGGGCTTTCGAAATGGTACTGGCTCTCGTTCTTCTTCCTGGTTCTGAGCGGGATTTTAGACGGCATTTCGGTCGTCATCCGCGGAACCATCGTGCAGCTGAAAACCCCGGAACATATCCGTGGCCGGGTTTTAAGCGTGAATTCCATTTTCATCATGTCGAGCAACGAACTCGGCCAATTTGAGAGTGGCCTCGCAGCAAAACTCCTCGGCGTGGTGCGTTCGGTGGTGTTTGGCGGTACCATGACGCTTTTAATCGCTTTAATCGTAGGAAAAAACTTCCCGAGCCTCCGCAAAATGAATTATTGA